Proteins from one Mesotoga infera genomic window:
- a CDS encoding carbohydrate ABC transporter permease, whose amino-acid sequence MKHNKLLIGLFIFVALLMLSGFAILNIYAADGYSKYARENEASLLKSIKLNYLNLAADIDNALYPLVDDPQAAGSVVENLSDDIVFAALYDYDGKLLEDFGYSVPDDLPSSIFFENLTFSSGLPRAEISRFNDKLYIQAGILTLDDTVFVVLLNRFGDLLENTLEIYDRELLVYYGDENSFKTPAGAPEIDKATLGDLFRRTMNSQRPESAEIYSSNGELIINALAIYDSDNWDVISFFSTVTSPALWKRSIDSLAVFIWVSGIASLIFALFFLYIYFKKVQKDPKMKKSARFLYGLTAFLPAIVLVAIFSYSIYGESLIGISETVALKNSRGWFGDVERFLEVKSPESPSEFIDRSRETTGANFVMRQGGSLLASNLTQKRLSNLETISSTAIEGGIVKGTAKLNDVLHTYMTREISGIEATVLYEETSRENTVLSIQFFAIGMILTLLVIAVVSGFIINNIQSSILIKRTFIGYGFLMPALVHLIWWAVGPMGFALFLAFRRWSIVDAAKPFVGLENFIEIFGDFKFWNALKNTAVYSIYVPIGMFISLLLAIAVNKLGKLSIVLRVLYYLPVVTAGVATTIVWRWIFNRDFGVLNFILGLVGIKPIAWLESPQFALISMMIIGIWSAIGSQLLIFLAGLQGIPKDFYDAASVDGASKSKIFLKITLPLLKPTSLFVLVTSVIGSFQVFTPIYVLTQGGPLRSTDVVFYHIWQSAWVDMRMGYAAAQSWILFLLLAVLTFVEFKLFGKESWQAYF is encoded by the coding sequence TTGAAGCACAATAAGCTTCTGATAGGTCTTTTTATATTCGTAGCGCTTCTGATGTTGTCGGGGTTCGCTATCCTCAATATATACGCGGCGGACGGTTATTCAAAATACGCTAGAGAAAACGAGGCCTCTCTACTCAAGAGCATAAAGCTCAACTACTTGAATCTTGCGGCTGATATAGACAACGCGTTGTACCCGCTTGTCGATGATCCACAAGCTGCCGGTAGTGTGGTTGAAAACCTATCCGACGATATAGTCTTCGCGGCTCTGTACGATTACGATGGCAAGTTGCTTGAAGACTTCGGCTACTCCGTTCCCGACGATCTGCCATCTTCGATTTTCTTCGAGAATCTGACTTTCTCCAGCGGACTACCGAGGGCTGAAATTTCCAGATTCAATGATAAACTGTACATCCAGGCCGGAATTCTGACACTCGACGACACTGTGTTCGTTGTCCTTCTGAACAGATTCGGCGACTTGCTCGAGAATACTCTCGAAATTTACGATAGAGAGCTTCTGGTCTATTACGGAGATGAAAACAGTTTCAAGACGCCGGCCGGTGCGCCCGAAATCGACAAAGCCACGCTCGGCGATCTCTTCAGAAGAACTATGAACAGCCAACGACCGGAATCGGCGGAGATATATTCAAGTAACGGTGAGCTGATAATTAACGCCCTTGCGATCTACGATTCCGATAACTGGGATGTCATATCCTTCTTCTCGACGGTGACCTCGCCAGCCTTATGGAAGAGAAGTATCGATTCTTTGGCCGTCTTCATATGGGTTTCCGGGATAGCCTCGCTGATTTTTGCGCTTTTCTTTCTTTATATTTACTTCAAGAAAGTTCAAAAGGATCCGAAGATGAAGAAATCCGCGCGCTTCCTTTACGGCCTGACGGCCTTTCTTCCCGCTATTGTCCTCGTCGCGATATTCAGTTACTCCATCTATGGAGAATCACTAATAGGTATCAGCGAAACGGTCGCCCTGAAGAACTCCAGGGGATGGTTCGGCGACGTAGAACGCTTTCTAGAGGTGAAAAGCCCGGAGTCTCCGTCCGAATTTATAGATAGATCCAGAGAGACGACCGGTGCGAATTTTGTGATGCGTCAAGGAGGTTCCCTCCTGGCCTCCAACCTCACCCAAAAGAGGCTTTCAAATCTCGAGACTATCTCCTCAACCGCAATCGAAGGTGGAATTGTGAAGGGAACGGCGAAACTTAACGACGTTCTTCACACTTACATGACCAGAGAGATCTCTGGAATCGAAGCCACCGTTCTGTACGAGGAGACGTCCAGAGAGAACACCGTGCTTTCGATACAGTTCTTCGCGATCGGTATGATTCTGACTTTGCTGGTGATTGCTGTCGTGAGCGGCTTCATAATAAACAACATCCAATCAAGCATACTTATAAAGCGAACCTTCATAGGCTACGGCTTTCTGATGCCGGCGCTGGTCCATCTTATCTGGTGGGCAGTAGGTCCTATGGGATTCGCCCTCTTTCTGGCCTTCAGGAGATGGAGCATAGTGGACGCCGCCAAACCATTTGTGGGGCTGGAAAACTTCATAGAGATCTTTGGCGATTTCAAGTTCTGGAACGCTTTAAAAAACACGGCCGTTTATTCAATCTACGTTCCGATAGGCATGTTCATTTCGCTTCTTCTGGCCATCGCAGTCAACAAACTGGGTAAGCTATCCATAGTTCTGAGAGTCCTTTACTATCTCCCGGTCGTCACGGCCGGCGTCGCGACGACCATAGTCTGGCGTTGGATCTTCAACCGTGACTTCGGAGTTCTCAATTTCATTCTCGGACTGGTTGGAATCAAGCCGATAGCTTGGCTTGAATCACCGCAGTTTGCACTGATCTCGATGATGATAATCGGTATATGGTCGGCCATAGGGAGCCAGTTGCTGATCTTTCTGGCCGGTCTACAGGGTATCCCCAAGGATTTTTACGACGCCGCCAGCGTCGATGGAGCTAGCAAATCGAAGATCTTCTTGAAGATAACCCTCCCGTTGTTGAAGCCAACGAGCCTCTTCGTACTGGTGACCAGTGTGATAGGATCCTTCCAGGTTTTCACACCGATATACGTTCTCACCCAGGGAGGTCCCCTGAGATCGACAGACGTCGTTTTTTACCACATCTGGCAGTCGGCATGGGTGGATATGAGAATGGGGTACGCCGCCGCCCAGTCATGGATACTCTTCCTTTTGCTGGCCGTTCTGACATTCGTCGAATTCAAGCTCTTCGGTAAAGAGAGCTGGCAGGCGTACTTCTAA